A region of the Bacillus sp. NP247 genome:
AAATTGAAGATCAACAATTACCAAAGAAATGTGGACATTTAAATGGTAAGAAACTTGTTACTACAGAAGAATTAGTTCAAAAAATTAAAGCGATTAAAGAAGTTGCACCAAGCTTATATATTGTAGCACGCACAGATGCACGCGGTGTAGAAGGACTAGATGCTGCGATTGAAAGAGCGAATGCATATGTTAAAGCAGGTGCAGACGCAATTTTTCCAGAAGCGCTTCAATCGGAAGAAGAATTCCGTTTATTTACTAGCAAAGTGAATGCATCTTTACTAGCAAATATGACTGAGTTCGGGAAAACACCATATTATAGTGCTGAGGAATTTGCGAATATGGGCTTCCAAATGGTTATTTACCCTGTAACTTCACTTCGAGTTGCTGCGAAAGCGTATGAGAATGTGTTTACTTTAATTAAGGAAACAGGTTCTCAAAAAGATGCACTTTCTAATATGCAAACGAGAAGTGAATTATATGAAACAATTTCATATCATGACTTTGAAGAATTAGATACTGGTATTGCAAAAACAGTATTATCTGAAGATCAATAGGTAGAACAACTAAGGCGATGAGAATACATCTTTGGCAAAACGAACTGCTTGATGTGAAAATTCATCGCCTTCTGTTTTCAATAATAAGATATTCCACTCATCGTAGACGAGCATATGCAAAGAGCAATGAAGGCCGAAATGATAGGGGGATTCAGATGGAGAAAACGAAGTTACCTTGGGATGAATTTTTTTCACTCAATAAAGATGTGAACAATACTTTCTTTACACCAGAAGATTTTTCAGGGGATGAAGATTTAATTG
Encoded here:
- the prpB gene encoding methylisocitrate lyase, with the protein product MAWVVNKQSTQEELANGFRALVEANEILQIPGAHDAMAALVAKNTGFSALYLSGAAYTASKGLPDLGIVTSTEVAERARDLVRATDLPVLVDIDTGFGGVLNVARTAVEMVEAKVAAVQIEDQQLPKKCGHLNGKKLVTTEELVQKIKAIKEVAPSLYIVARTDARGVEGLDAAIERANAYVKAGADAIFPEALQSEEEFRLFTSKVNASLLANMTEFGKTPYYSAEEFANMGFQMVIYPVTSLRVAAKAYENVFTLIKETGSQKDALSNMQTRSELYETISYHDFEELDTGIAKTVLSEDQ